In Deinococcus sp. KNUC1210, a single genomic region encodes these proteins:
- a CDS encoding GntR family transcriptional regulator produces the protein MAVTPSNSTVALRQRVQEAAAAPLYVQIARTLRAAILEGELYPLGVLPPERELAHDLGVARTTVRRALRQLEEDGLLKRYKGSGTYLAAPIEQPLNTLTGFSQDMARYGLKAGVVWLDRKRNLPTSEESFALGLAPNSEVTRLKRLRTANDEPIALELAVLPATILPDPFAVGHSLYDHLAGIGVYPDRALQRFKAGAATTAEAELLHVEVGSPVLYIQRLVFTDTAPIEFTKSTYRGDRYEFTVEMKT, from the coding sequence ATGGCTGTCACCCCTTCAAATTCAACCGTTGCCCTGCGCCAACGTGTTCAAGAGGCCGCTGCTGCGCCGCTGTATGTACAGATCGCACGGACGCTCAGGGCAGCCATTCTGGAGGGCGAACTGTACCCGCTGGGGGTGCTCCCACCCGAACGCGAACTGGCCCACGACCTGGGCGTTGCCAGAACCACCGTTCGCCGGGCACTGCGGCAACTCGAAGAAGATGGCCTTCTCAAGAGGTACAAAGGCAGCGGCACCTACCTCGCCGCGCCCATCGAACAGCCGCTCAATACCCTCACCGGCTTTTCCCAGGATATGGCCCGTTACGGTCTGAAGGCCGGCGTCGTCTGGCTCGACAGAAAACGCAATCTTCCCACTTCGGAGGAAAGTTTTGCCCTCGGGCTGGCCCCCAACAGCGAAGTAACCCGCCTGAAACGTCTGAGAACAGCCAACGACGAACCGATTGCGCTGGAACTGGCGGTGTTGCCCGCTACGATACTGCCCGATCCGTTCGCAGTGGGCCACTCGCTCTACGACCATCTGGCGGGCATCGGCGTCTATCCGGACCGTGCTTTACAGCGGTTTAAGGCAGGCGCGGCCACGACAGCCGAAGCCGAACTGCTGCATGTAGAGGTTGGAAGCCCGGTTCTTTATATCCAGCGGCTCGTCTTTACAGATACAGCGCCCATTGAATTCACCAAGAGTACGTACAGGGGCGACCGCTACGAATTTACTGTAGAGATGAAGACCTGA
- a CDS encoding CHRD domain-containing protein, with translation MRGHKIVLGLVGPLLLGSCALFGLPTTYLFKHNPNQADPSAGGNAVASVSGGMVTTVLSVSGLTPGKAYIAHYHAFGPDSSTDPCASNGPVTVGFPNFVADASGSASVTVKTEMAKIEGDKGAYINVHYASDPSVVPICAPVKLAKG, from the coding sequence ATGAGGGGACACAAGATCGTACTGGGCCTCGTCGGCCCCCTGCTGCTCGGCTCCTGCGCCCTGTTTGGCCTGCCGACCACCTATCTGTTCAAGCACAACCCCAATCAGGCCGATCCCTCTGCGGGGGGCAATGCGGTGGCCTCGGTGTCGGGCGGCATGGTGACCACCGTGCTCAGCGTGTCGGGCCTGACCCCCGGCAAGGCATATATCGCCCACTACCACGCCTTCGGGCCGGACTCCAGCACCGACCCGTGCGCCTCGAACGGGCCAGTCACGGTGGGCTTTCCCAACTTCGTCGCCGACGCCAGTGGCAGTGCCAGCGTGACGGTCAAGACCGAGATGGCCAAAATCGAGGGCGACAAGGGCGCGTACATCAACGTCCATTACGCCAGCGACCCATCGGTGGTGCCGATCTGTGCACCCGTCAAGCTCGCCAAGGGCTGA
- a CDS encoding N-acetylmuramic acid 6-phosphate etherase, which produces MTTESSHERFRNLDIWPLSNIMDVMLERQFAAVSAVAQVQEQLQQAVTLAAQRLKTAGRLIYVGAGSSGRLAALDALELAPTFGWPRERLAFYVAGAAFDLLSDEEAEDDTAAGTREAQALNLTSADVLVCVSASGSTPYTLAFHRVAAERGALTIALANNPGSALMREADIPVLLDSGAEVIAGSTRLSAGTAQKIALNLFSTLLMVRLGRIYHNQMIEVEPTNAKLRQRSERIVAAASGCDLTTAQHALAEAGTIKLALCLLQHGTLSEASRQLDLAGGHLRTALEASLVPEVEADRRVPSAED; this is translated from the coding sequence ATGACCACGGAAAGCTCGCACGAACGCTTCAGGAATCTCGATATCTGGCCTCTGTCCAACATCATGGACGTGATGCTGGAGCGTCAGTTCGCCGCCGTTTCGGCTGTCGCGCAGGTGCAGGAGCAGCTGCAACAGGCGGTTACTCTCGCGGCCCAGCGCCTGAAGACCGCTGGCCGATTGATCTATGTGGGCGCGGGCAGCAGTGGGCGTCTGGCAGCCCTCGACGCACTGGAACTGGCCCCTACCTTCGGCTGGCCTCGCGAGCGGCTGGCATTTTATGTGGCTGGAGCAGCCTTCGATCTGCTGTCCGACGAGGAAGCGGAGGACGATACCGCTGCCGGAACGAGGGAGGCGCAGGCACTGAACCTGACCAGCGCAGATGTGCTCGTGTGCGTGTCGGCCAGCGGATCGACGCCGTATACGCTCGCATTTCACCGGGTGGCCGCCGAACGTGGAGCCCTCACCATCGCGCTCGCCAACAATCCAGGCAGTGCGCTGATGCGCGAAGCCGACATTCCCGTTCTCCTCGACAGCGGCGCTGAAGTGATCGCCGGATCGACCCGGTTGAGTGCCGGAACTGCCCAGAAAATCGCACTGAATCTCTTCTCGACCCTGCTGATGGTGCGTCTGGGCCGCATCTACCACAACCAGATGATCGAGGTCGAGCCGACCAACGCCAAGCTGCGGCAGCGCTCAGAGCGGATCGTGGCAGCAGCGAGCGGCTGTGACCTGACGACGGCGCAACACGCTCTGGCCGAAGCCGGAACGATCAAACTCGCGCTCTGCCTGCTGCAACACGGCACCCTCTCGGAAGCCAGCAGACAACTCGACCTGGCAGGTGGTCATCTCAGAACGGCGCTGGAAGCGTCGCTCGTCCCTGAGGTAGAGGCTGATCGCCGCGTGCCATCGGCGGAAGATTGA
- a CDS encoding immunity 22 family protein, translating to MSLYTPDVVTLWAIQSEIFEGVQGLFEFPSTEDDEPQASPFARAYRLGWFDTDFAELHSGASAAELLSAAAQQCRTLDEQAVGRLPAGDWNGLYLVYRGAGDQWSAPETRPPMPHGVVDVDGVKFQLVDSFHVLIRP from the coding sequence ATGAGTCTGTACACACCGGATGTGGTCACTTTGTGGGCGATTCAAAGTGAAATCTTCGAAGGTGTGCAGGGCCTCTTCGAATTCCCCTCCACAGAGGATGACGAGCCTCAGGCATCACCTTTTGCTCGGGCGTATCGTCTGGGATGGTTTGATACAGACTTTGCGGAGTTACACTCCGGGGCGAGCGCTGCTGAACTGCTTAGTGCCGCTGCGCAGCAGTGCCGGACACTGGATGAACAAGCCGTAGGTCGGCTGCCAGCAGGCGACTGGAACGGCCTCTACCTTGTGTACCGTGGCGCTGGTGACCAATGGTCGGCACCCGAGACTCGACCGCCCATGCCACATGGGGTGGTCGATGTTGACGGAGTGAAATTTCAACTCGTGGACTCCTTTCATGTCTTGATCCGCCCGTAA